The Cyclobacterium amurskyense genome contains the following window.
GCAAATCAAATTGGCTAATGCACTTGACAAAATACCTTTGCGACAAAAGCAGGCCATCCACTTGCTTTTTTTCGAGCAATTGTCCTATGAAGAAGTCTCCAAATTGATGGGCATTAACCTTCGTTCTGTTTACACTATTGCATGGAAGGCCATTGCTAATTTAAAAAAGCACATTGTGTCTGGTATTTCAATACTTGTTTTTTTAACTCTTTTGCAGTTTTACTGATTTTTTGAATTATCACTTCAGAAAGAGAGACTTTCAACCATTTTATGAAAATGTCCGGTTTTAATGAAACCAATTGAATCATTGTGTCAAATAAATTTAAATTCATAACCTAACCTACCTAAACTTTAAATATGCCTATGGATTAAACTTCAAAAAAAAGTAAAGAATTAAAGAATTAAACTAAAATAATTACCCAAAATAATTAACAGATATGCAAAAAAATGTACATAATAACATGAATAATATATTCAGGTTATTTGCTTTAACCTTCATCCTTCAGAGCTTTAGCATTGACTGCTTGCTAGCAAGTCCTGAGCATGAGTTTTTGAAGCCAATTAATTATAAATCGAAGGATGTAAATGCCCTTAGCCACTTAAAGTATAATGAAGATAACCCATTTTCCTCAGAGGCCATTAAGGTAACCATTACGGGGGTGGTAACAGATGAGAATGGTGACCCCATGCCAGGAGCAACGATTACTATTGCCAATAGTACTCAGGGAACTGTTTCTGATATTGACGGAAATTTCTCCATTGATGTAGCGGAGGGAGAAACGCTTTTAATTTCGTTTATTGGTTATACTACCAAATCCATCCTAGTAGGAAATCAGTCACAACTGACAATAGCCATGGAGCTGGACGATACCTCCCTAGAGGAAGTGGTGGTTGTAGGATATGGAACCCAAAAGAAGCGTGATGTGACAGGGTCTGTGGTAAGGGCTGATATTGAAGCATTTAGGGAGTCTCCTAATGTTAATATTGCTCAATCCCTTCAAGGATCAGTTCCAGGATTGAATGTAGGGCAGGTTAATAGAGCTGGAGCAAGCCCATCTATTTCAGTACGTGGTAGAACGACACTTAGTGGGAATCAAAGTGTTTTGATTGTTGTAGATGGGATAATATTTACTGGTAGTATGTCGGATTTAAATCCAGCAGATATAGCCTCTATTGATGTATTGAAGGATGCCAGTAGTATGGCCATTTTTGGTGCACAAGCAGCAAATGGTGTGATAATGATTACTACCAAAGGGGGTAAAATGGAACAGAAACCTATTTTTAATTACACAGGTACAGTTACTACCCAAAGTCCAACCAATAGACCTAAATTATTGGATAGAGATGGATTTTTACAGAAGGTGAGAGATCAGGATTGGCCACAGTCTTATTTGGCTCCTGATTATACCCAACCTAATCCTGATTACAATGTTGCTGCTTTATTTGAGCCTGCAATATATGCTGGATTTGAGAATGGAACCAACTTTGATTGGTGGGATGCTGCAACCCAGACAGGGTTAATTAACAATCATAATTTAAGTGTAAGAGGAGCCTCTGAAGCCACTTCTTATTTCATTTCCACTGGATATACCAAACAGGATGGCTTTATTATGAATGACCAATATGAAAGGATAACTGCCAGGATCAATTTAGATCATCAAATATTGGATTGGTTTAGATTTGGCGTCCAGACCTTTGGCTCATTTGCAGATAACTCTGGTGAAATTCCTGCCTTAAGCCAAATTACTACCATGCCTCCATTGGTGACTCCATATGATGAGGATGGCAATATTATACTGAATCCTGATGGAGCCATTCGAGCCAACCCATTTTTGAGCCCTCTTTCCAATGATTTTGACAAACGGAATAACCTGTTTGCCAATGTTTACATGGACATAGAAATCCCTTTTATCGAAGGATTGAAATACCGGGTTAATTTTGGTAACAACTATACTTGGAGAAGACATTATAGAAGCAATGTATATGGTGCTGGAGCTGCTGGTGAAGCATTCAAAAGAAATTACAATGCTTATGACTGGACCCTTGATAATATTTTAACCTACCGCAAGAGTTTTAACAACAAGCACAACCTTGACCTTACCATGGTAGTAGGACGCAGGGAGTTAAAATATGAAAGCACTGAAGCAAATGGTACCAATTATTCCAATCTTAGTTTAGGATACAATGATTTAAGCTTAGGCCAGCTTCAGTTGATAAATTCAAGTGCTTGGGATGAAAGTTACATTTACCAAACCATTAGGGCTAATTATGATTTTAGTAGCAAATACATGGTTACGGCTACTGTTCGTAGAGATGGTTTTTCAGGATTTTCTAAAAACAATAAATTTGGAATTTTCCCCTCTTTAGGTCTTGGTTGGGTAATCAGCGAAGAGGATTTTCTGAAGGAATCTGTGATAAACTACCTTAAATTTAGAGGATCCTATGGAACCAATGGAAACCTAACCAACAGGTATTCCTCTTTAGCGAGAGTTTCCATATATCCTGCCTATGTTTTCGGAAATGGAGGGAGCACCGTTTTCGGACAAACTGTAAATAGCTTGTCAAATTCAAACCTTGCATGGGAAACCACTACAGGATTTAACTTTGGCTTTGACTTTTCATTTCTTCAAGACCGTTTTTCAGGAACTCTGGATTATTACCAAAACACTACCAATGATTTGCTTTACAATATTAATATTCCTGAAGTTACTGGTTTTTCAAGCATTGCAACGAATGTGGGAGAAATTGCGAATAGAGGAATTGAATTTGTGCTGAAAGGCGATATTATAGAAAAGGGTGATTTCAATTGGAATGCAAGTTTTAATATTGCCTCTAATAGAAACAGAATAGTTTCTTTACTTGGTCTTGATTCTGATGGAGATGGAAATGAGGATGATTTAATTGGTAGTGGATTATTTATTAATGAATCCATTAATTCAATTTACGATTATGAATCTGCAGGTATCATACAGTTGGGAGAAGAAGCGCCTTCAGGATTTTTTGTGGGTACCCATAGAATTGTAGATCAGAATGGTGACGGGGTAGTAGATGCTCTTGACCGTGTAATTATAGGTAGAGAAGAGCCTGCATACAATTTTGGTTTGCTCAATGAATTCAATTATAAAAACTTTACTTTCAGGTTTTTTATAAACTCAATTCAGGGAGGTAAAAATGGTTATCTAGGATTGAATAATCCAAATTTTGGCCAATCGGACAATGCGAGAAGAAACAATTTGTTTGTAGATTATGACTATTGGACTCCTGCTAATCCTGATGCCAGGTACAGAGGTCAGGATCAGGTTGCGGGTATTGAGTACCAGTATTATGGAGACAGAAGTTTTGTTAGACTTCAGGATGTTTCACTTTCGTATAGGATGAATAAAGCCTTAATTGTAGAGAAGTTGGGGCTTCAAGGAGTGAAGATTTTTGTGAGTGGAAAAAACTTAGCTACATGGACGAGTTGGGAAGGCTGGGATCCTGAAACTGGAAGTGGACTGCAACCGTCTGGATTACCAGTTATGAAGGGCTATTCTGTAGGGCTGGATGTTAGTTTTTAATTCTAATTTAGTTATGAAAAAAATAAAATTTAATTTCGTTTTCTTGAGCTTGTTGATTTTAGGATTTCAAGCTTGTGATGAATCTAGTATCCTTGAAGAGGTGCCATTGGACTTTGCAAGTCCTGAAAACTCTTTCGTTACCTACTCTGATTTTAATTCGGCAGTGTATGCCCTATATGATCAGACCAGAGAAATTCTTTCTAACGGAGAACACCGTCCATTGGATTATATATATGGTACAGATTTGGGATACAATGGAGCCAATCAACTTAATGCAAGATTTGGTTCTTATTTAGCTACCCTATTGCCAACCAGTGTTGTAGCTGAATTTCATTGGCAAAATTATTATAAGGTGATTTCAGGAGCCAATATTATTCTAAGTAGGCTTGAAAACTCAACTATGACGGAAGGGGAGAAAACTTCTGTTGAAGCCAAGGCCAAACTCTTTAGAGGTTTGTCTTATAGGAATTTAGCGCATTTATATGGAGGAGTGCCATTGGAGTTAGAAGAGGTTAGTTCCCCCAAAACAGACTATGTAAGAGCTAGCAGAGATGAGGTTTACCTACAAGCAGCAAGTGATTTGGAATTTGCGTCAGCCAACCTTCCAGGAATTTCGGAGGTTCAGGATGGTGAAATTAATAATTTGGCCGCCTACCATATTTTAGCTGAGGTATATGTTTCTCTGAATAAATGGTCAGAGGCCATTCAAGCTTCTTCTATGGTCATAGATGACCCAAATACAGCCCTAATGAACGAAAGATTTGGCTCACTTTCCAATGCACCTGGTGATGTATATTGGGATTTGTTTAGAAGGTACAATCAAAATCGAGGAGTAGGAAATACTGAGGGAATTTGGGTTTGGCAATATGAAGTAGATATACCGGGAGGAGTGATTTCCTCTTCATCAAAAGTAGGACCTCAATTGGAAAGAGACCACTCTCCGCGGCCTTGGAGTTTTATTGTTAGAGATCCATCTGGAGTGTCACCATTTTTACCTCTAGGGGTATCAGACTATACTGGTGGCCGAGGTATAGGAAGGTTTAGAGGTACCAACCACTTTAATTATGGCGTATGGGAATACGATTGGAATGACATGCGAAATTCTGAATACAATTTTGTAAGGGATGTGCTGTTTAACAATCCAGCATCTGAATGGTATGGGCAAAAAATATCCGATCACGAAGATTTATTCCGTCAAAGTCTCGACGATACTATTAGGTATTTCTATCCTTATCAATCGAAAGTTACCACCCCAGGACAACATCCCGCAGAATTGTATGTGGATCCTGAATTAAAAACCTTAAATTCATCCACCGCTGGCACTACCTATAGTGATCAATACCATATTCGCCTTGCGGAAACCTATTTATTGCGTGCAGAAGCCTATTTGGGAAATAATCAATTGACGGAAGCGGCCAATGATATTAATGTGGTCAGATTGCGTGCCAATGCCAAATTGGTTTCTCCCTCAGAAGTGGACATTGATTATATTTTGGATGAAAGGATGAGAGAACTTGGTGTAGAGGAAAAACGTCGGCTTACTCTAAATCGATTGGAAATGTTGTATGAACGTACCAATAAATATTGCGATGGGCGACCAGATGTGACGAATCATGGTGTAGATGTACAACCTTATCATAATCTTTTCCCTATTCCTTATACAGAGATAGAAAGAAATATAGGAGCAGTATTAACGCAAAACCCTGGATATGATGCAGATTAAAGTTAATAATATGATAAAAAAACATGAATTGGTAACCCTAATGCGGGGTTACCATTCTATTGGTTTGAAAAGGCAAACATTGCTATTTGGTGTTCTATTTGTTTTAATCCTAACATCCTGTGCTTCCAACAAAGAAGAAACAAGTAATAAACAGCCTAATATATTG
Protein-coding sequences here:
- a CDS encoding SusC/RagA family TonB-linked outer membrane protein, with protein sequence MNNIFRLFALTFILQSFSIDCLLASPEHEFLKPINYKSKDVNALSHLKYNEDNPFSSEAIKVTITGVVTDENGDPMPGATITIANSTQGTVSDIDGNFSIDVAEGETLLISFIGYTTKSILVGNQSQLTIAMELDDTSLEEVVVVGYGTQKKRDVTGSVVRADIEAFRESPNVNIAQSLQGSVPGLNVGQVNRAGASPSISVRGRTTLSGNQSVLIVVDGIIFTGSMSDLNPADIASIDVLKDASSMAIFGAQAANGVIMITTKGGKMEQKPIFNYTGTVTTQSPTNRPKLLDRDGFLQKVRDQDWPQSYLAPDYTQPNPDYNVAALFEPAIYAGFENGTNFDWWDAATQTGLINNHNLSVRGASEATSYFISTGYTKQDGFIMNDQYERITARINLDHQILDWFRFGVQTFGSFADNSGEIPALSQITTMPPLVTPYDEDGNIILNPDGAIRANPFLSPLSNDFDKRNNLFANVYMDIEIPFIEGLKYRVNFGNNYTWRRHYRSNVYGAGAAGEAFKRNYNAYDWTLDNILTYRKSFNNKHNLDLTMVVGRRELKYESTEANGTNYSNLSLGYNDLSLGQLQLINSSAWDESYIYQTIRANYDFSSKYMVTATVRRDGFSGFSKNNKFGIFPSLGLGWVISEEDFLKESVINYLKFRGSYGTNGNLTNRYSSLARVSIYPAYVFGNGGSTVFGQTVNSLSNSNLAWETTTGFNFGFDFSFLQDRFSGTLDYYQNTTNDLLYNINIPEVTGFSSIATNVGEIANRGIEFVLKGDIIEKGDFNWNASFNIASNRNRIVSLLGLDSDGDGNEDDLIGSGLFINESINSIYDYESAGIIQLGEEAPSGFFVGTHRIVDQNGDGVVDALDRVIIGREEPAYNFGLLNEFNYKNFTFRFFINSIQGGKNGYLGLNNPNFGQSDNARRNNLFVDYDYWTPANPDARYRGQDQVAGIEYQYYGDRSFVRLQDVSLSYRMNKALIVEKLGLQGVKIFVSGKNLATWTSWEGWDPETGSGLQPSGLPVMKGYSVGLDVSF
- a CDS encoding RagB/SusD family nutrient uptake outer membrane protein, which produces MKKIKFNFVFLSLLILGFQACDESSILEEVPLDFASPENSFVTYSDFNSAVYALYDQTREILSNGEHRPLDYIYGTDLGYNGANQLNARFGSYLATLLPTSVVAEFHWQNYYKVISGANIILSRLENSTMTEGEKTSVEAKAKLFRGLSYRNLAHLYGGVPLELEEVSSPKTDYVRASRDEVYLQAASDLEFASANLPGISEVQDGEINNLAAYHILAEVYVSLNKWSEAIQASSMVIDDPNTALMNERFGSLSNAPGDVYWDLFRRYNQNRGVGNTEGIWVWQYEVDIPGGVISSSSKVGPQLERDHSPRPWSFIVRDPSGVSPFLPLGVSDYTGGRGIGRFRGTNHFNYGVWEYDWNDMRNSEYNFVRDVLFNNPASEWYGQKISDHEDLFRQSLDDTIRYFYPYQSKVTTPGQHPAELYVDPELKTLNSSTAGTTYSDQYHIRLAETYLLRAEAYLGNNQLTEAANDINVVRLRANAKLVSPSEVDIDYILDERMRELGVEEKRRLTLNRLEMLYERTNKYCDGRPDVTNHGVDVQPYHNLFPIPYTEIERNIGAVLTQNPGYDAD